A part of Dehalococcoidia bacterium genomic DNA contains:
- a CDS encoding thiolase family protein — protein sequence MKELQEAVVVEAVRTPVAKANWKHKGTEGAFSDVSSHILINSVVTALVDRIKQKSPKFNPSEIEDCAVGCHSAIGEQSVIGRMAVLISNLPEEVSGWTVTRYGCEGLQAIMSQAQAIMSGCGDIMIAAGVENMSRYPLMSPLEAALKSGYPMKPHPNFEKRGGFVMMGTAAEMIGNKYNIHREEMDRFSLASHQKAVKSIRETKWYEKRVVPIHISPNGHAGRTVICDEAPRSLAIDDPETAWQMMEELQPRFKDGGEITAASSATMADGAAAVMLMSKQKASELGLQPMATIRSMAVAGSDPHYHLLAPIPAAKKALKRAGIEMEDIQVLEILESFAASVLAFCKEFGIAYDDPRLNPTGGAIALGNPIGSGGVLYFTEMVHWMVRNNLRWGLECISGVHGVGAAAVVERES from the coding sequence GTGAAAGAGTTGCAGGAAGCAGTGGTTGTTGAGGCGGTTCGTACGCCCGTAGCAAAAGCCAATTGGAAACATAAGGGAACGGAAGGCGCATTCAGTGATGTATCATCTCATATTTTAATAAACTCCGTAGTGACCGCGCTGGTTGACCGTATAAAGCAAAAGAGCCCTAAATTCAATCCATCCGAGATCGAGGACTGCGCGGTCGGCTGCCACTCCGCCATCGGCGAACAAAGCGTTATCGGCAGGATGGCGGTTTTAATTTCCAACCTGCCGGAAGAAGTCTCCGGATGGACGGTGACCAGGTACGGATGTGAAGGCCTCCAGGCCATAATGTCCCAGGCGCAGGCTATAATGAGCGGCTGCGGCGATATCATGATAGCCGCGGGTGTGGAAAACATGAGCAGATATCCCCTGATGTCCCCCCTTGAGGCCGCGCTTAAGAGCGGCTACCCCATGAAGCCGCACCCCAACTTTGAGAAAAGGGGCGGATTCGTCATGATGGGCACTGCCGCCGAGATGATAGGCAACAAGTACAATATCCACAGGGAAGAGATGGATCGCTTCAGCCTGGCAAGCCACCAGAAGGCGGTCAAATCAATAAGAGAGACCAAGTGGTATGAAAAGAGGGTGGTGCCTATACACATCTCCCCTAATGGACACGCGGGCAGAACGGTGATATGCGACGAGGCGCCAAGGTCTCTGGCCATCGATGACCCGGAAACGGCCTGGCAGATGATGGAAGAGTTGCAGCCGCGTTTCAAGGACGGCGGGGAGATAACCGCGGCCAGTTCTGCGACCATGGCTGACGGCGCAGCAGCGGTCATGCTTATGTCAAAACAGAAGGCCAGCGAACTGGGTCTTCAGCCTATGGCCACTATACGTTCCATGGCCGTGGCCGGCAGCGACCCGCACTACCACCTGCTGGCGCCTATACCCGCAGCCAAGAAAGCCCTTAAACGCGCCGGAATCGAGATGGAAGATATCCAGGTGTTGGAAATACTTGAATCCTTCGCCGCGTCCGTACTCGCTTTCTGCAAGGAATTTGGCATCGCCTACGACGACCCGAGGCTGAATCCGACAGGCGGAGCCATCGCGCTGGGCAACCCGATAGGTTCCGGCGGCGTGCTGTACTTCACCGAGATGGTGCACTGGATGGTGCGCAACAACCTCAGGTGGGGACTGGAGTGTATCTCTGGCGTACACGGGGTCGGGGCCGCCGCCGTGGTGGAACGAGAAAGTTAA